A region of Diospyros lotus cultivar Yz01 chromosome 3, ASM1463336v1, whole genome shotgun sequence DNA encodes the following proteins:
- the LOC127797738 gene encoding probable serine/threonine-protein kinase PBL28 isoform X1, translated as MEKLQPVFPFQTPHHISRQARREPLWWVPIYSFLYSGSDWFKEENRDTMPFGLVSAWNKRKKTKSAADHNYPWIYKPLEYWQLPLSKRPQGSSVFTLKEMEEATNSFCDENLIGKGGFGRVYKGTLRSGKVVAIKKMDLPQFKESEGEREFRVEVDVLSRLDHPNLVSLIGYCADGKHRFLVYEYMQNGNLQDHLNGIGEVKMEWPLRLKVALGAARGLAYLHSSSDGGIPIVHRDLKSTNILLNTNFEAKISDFGLAKFMPEGEEAYVTARVLGTFGYFDPEYTSTGKLTLQSDVYAFGVVLLELLTGRRAVDLNQGPNDKNLVLQVKHILHDKKKLRKVIDPEMSRSSYTVESMAMFANLASRCVRSESSERPSMAECVKELQLIFYTNSKGLGMTMHTLRMI; from the exons atggagaAACTGCAGCCTGTCTTTCCTTTCCAAACACCCCACCACATCTCAAGGCAAGCAAGGAGAGAGCCTCTTTGGTGGGTTCCAATCTACAGCTTTCTTTATTCTGGTTCAG ATTGGTTCAAAGAAGAGAACAGAGATACCATGCCTTTCGGGTTAGTCTCAGCATGGAACAAGCGCAAGAAAACTAAATCAGCTGCTGATCATAATTACCCTT GGATATACAAACCTCTGGAGTATTGGCAACTCCCGCTCTCGAAAAGACCCCAAGGATCATCAGTTTTCACACTCAAGGAAATGGAGGAAGCAACAAATTCTTTCTGCGACGAGAATTTAATTGGGAAAGGAGGATTTGGCAGGGTTTACAAAGGCACTCTGAGGTCAGGaaag GTTGTTGCAATCAAGAAAATGGACCTACCACAGTTTAAAGAATCAGAAGGGGAGCGCGAGTTTCGTGTTGAAGTTGACGTGTTGAGCAGACTGGACCATCCAAATCTGGTTTCTTTAATTGGCTATTGTGCTGATGGGAAGCATAGGTTTCTAGTTTACGAGTACATGCAAAACGGGAACCTGCAAGATCACCTAAACG GAATTGGAGAGGTAAAGATGGAATGGCCTTTAAGGCTCAAAGTGGCACTTGGAGCAGCAAGAGGACTCGCTTACCTCCATTCAAGTTCTGATGGTGGGATTCCCATTGTTCATAGAGACCTTAAATCCACCAACATTCTTTTGAACACCAACTTTGAAGCGAAG ATATCAGATTTTGGGCTTGCCAAGTTTATGCCTGAGGGTGAGGAAGCCTATGTTACTGCTAGAGTACTTGGCACTTTTGGCTACTTTGATCCCGAGTACACATCG ACAGGTAAACTCACCTTACAAAGTGACGTCTATGCATTTGGAGTTGTTCTACTTGAACTATTGACGGGAAGGAGAGCTGTGGACCTGAACCAAGGACCCAACGATAAAAACCTTGTTCTCCAG GTGAAGCATATCTTACATGACAAGAAAAAGCTGCGTAAGGTGATTGATCCAGAGATGAGCAGGAGTTCCTACACAGTGGAGTCTATGGCAATGTTCGCAAATCTAGCATCGCGCTGTGTCCGTTCTGAAAGCTCAGAGAGGCCCTCAATGGCAGAATGTGTAAAAGAACTTCAACTCATTTTCTATACAAATTCAAAAGGCTTGGGAATGACTATGCATACATTAAGAATGATCTAG
- the LOC127797543 gene encoding xyloglucan O-acetyltransferase 1, producing MGSFSPFKDQNYSMTKKLLPWCLYVLLPIAIIRLYLYPIPISPSTTDQLPRNDFIAISTPATATPSSSSSLKEEKRADVEAECDYTNGVWVADKLGPLYNGTSCGTIKDGQNCMSHSRPDQGYLYWRWKPHGCKLPRFEPKTFLQILRNKHLAFVGDSMARNQLESLLCMVATVSPPHLVYTSGEDNKFRRWHFPSHNLNVSIYWSPFLVKGVEKSEGADYNKLYLDSVDERWASDMDQMDMVVLSVGHWFLHPAVYFYGGSVLGCHSCTGQNHTEIGFYDVFGKAFKTTLNAIIERKGSGSKAIDVIVTTFSPHHFEGDWDKFGACPRTKPYKEGEKQLEGMDEEMRKVEVEEVKAAKVKTKNFARLRLEALDVTKLALMRPDGHPGPYMYPNPFANGIQERVQNDCVHWCLPGPIDTWNQMLLDVMKRWESRSREGR from the exons ATGGGTTCATTCAGCCCATTCAAAGACCAAAATTACTCTATGACAAAGAAGCTCCTACCCTGGTGTCTTTATGTTCTTCTTCCCATAGCTATCATTCGCTTGTATCTCTACCCAATACCCATCTCTCCCTCAACCACCGATCAGCTTCCCAGAAACGACTTCATTGCTATCTCCACCCCCGCCACCGCCACCCCttcctcgtcttcttctttGAAAG AAGAGAAGAGGGCCGACGTTGAGGCTGAATGCGACTACACCAATGGCGTATGGGTTGCTGACAAGCTGGGCCCGTTGTACAACGGCACGAGCTGTGGTACAATTAAGGATGGCCAGAACTGTATGAGCCATAGCAGGCCTGACCAGGGCTACCTCTACTGGAGGTGGAAGCCCCATGGTTGCAAGCTCCCCAGGTTTGAACCCAAaacttttcttcaaattctaagGAACAAGCACTTGGCCTTTGTGGGTGATTCAATGGCCAGGAACCAACTGGAGTCTCTTCTTTGTATGGTGGCCACTGTTTCTCCCCCTCATCTTGTTTACACCAGTGGAGAAGATAACAAGTTTAGGAGATGGCACTTTCCTTCTCACAATCTCAACGTTTCAATTTATTGGTCCCCTTTTCTTGTAAAGGGTGTTGAGAAATCAGAGGGCGCAGACTATAATAAACTGTATTTGGATTCTGTGGATGAAAGGTGGGCGTCTGATATGGATCAGATGGACATGGTTGTGCTATCAGTAGGGCACTGGTTTCTACACCCAGCAGTGTATTTTTATGGTGGTTCAGTGCTGGGTTGCCATTCATGCACAGGCCAAAACCACACTGAAATAGGATTCTATGATGTGTTTGGGAAGGCATTTAAGACTACCCTTAACGCTATTATTGAAAGGAAAGGTAGCGGCTCCAAGGCGATTGATGTGATTGTGACTACTTTTTCACCCCACCATTTTGAAGGGGATTGGGACAAGTTTGGGGCCTGTCCCAGGACCAAGCCTTACAAGGAAGGTGAGAAGCAGCTTGAGGGGATGGATGAAGAGATGAGAAAAGTTGAGGTGGAAGAAGTGAAGGCTGCTAAGGTAAAAACCAAGAATTTTGCAAGATTAAGGTTAGAGGCTTTGGATGTCACAAAACTGGCATTAATGAGACCAGATGGTCATCCTGGACCATACATGTACCCTAATCCATTTGCCAATGGGATTCAAGAGAGGGTTCAAAATGATTGTGTCCATTGGTGCCTGCCAGGGCCCATTGATACATGGAATCAGATGTTGTTGGATGTGATGAAGAGGTGGGAGAGTCGGTCCAGGGAAGGAAGATAA
- the LOC127797738 gene encoding probable serine/threonine-protein kinase PBL28 isoform X2 produces the protein MPFGLVSAWNKRKKTKSAADHNYPWIYKPLEYWQLPLSKRPQGSSVFTLKEMEEATNSFCDENLIGKGGFGRVYKGTLRSGKVVAIKKMDLPQFKESEGEREFRVEVDVLSRLDHPNLVSLIGYCADGKHRFLVYEYMQNGNLQDHLNGIGEVKMEWPLRLKVALGAARGLAYLHSSSDGGIPIVHRDLKSTNILLNTNFEAKISDFGLAKFMPEGEEAYVTARVLGTFGYFDPEYTSTGKLTLQSDVYAFGVVLLELLTGRRAVDLNQGPNDKNLVLQVKHILHDKKKLRKVIDPEMSRSSYTVESMAMFANLASRCVRSESSERPSMAECVKELQLIFYTNSKGLGMTMHTLRMI, from the exons ATGCCTTTCGGGTTAGTCTCAGCATGGAACAAGCGCAAGAAAACTAAATCAGCTGCTGATCATAATTACCCTT GGATATACAAACCTCTGGAGTATTGGCAACTCCCGCTCTCGAAAAGACCCCAAGGATCATCAGTTTTCACACTCAAGGAAATGGAGGAAGCAACAAATTCTTTCTGCGACGAGAATTTAATTGGGAAAGGAGGATTTGGCAGGGTTTACAAAGGCACTCTGAGGTCAGGaaag GTTGTTGCAATCAAGAAAATGGACCTACCACAGTTTAAAGAATCAGAAGGGGAGCGCGAGTTTCGTGTTGAAGTTGACGTGTTGAGCAGACTGGACCATCCAAATCTGGTTTCTTTAATTGGCTATTGTGCTGATGGGAAGCATAGGTTTCTAGTTTACGAGTACATGCAAAACGGGAACCTGCAAGATCACCTAAACG GAATTGGAGAGGTAAAGATGGAATGGCCTTTAAGGCTCAAAGTGGCACTTGGAGCAGCAAGAGGACTCGCTTACCTCCATTCAAGTTCTGATGGTGGGATTCCCATTGTTCATAGAGACCTTAAATCCACCAACATTCTTTTGAACACCAACTTTGAAGCGAAG ATATCAGATTTTGGGCTTGCCAAGTTTATGCCTGAGGGTGAGGAAGCCTATGTTACTGCTAGAGTACTTGGCACTTTTGGCTACTTTGATCCCGAGTACACATCG ACAGGTAAACTCACCTTACAAAGTGACGTCTATGCATTTGGAGTTGTTCTACTTGAACTATTGACGGGAAGGAGAGCTGTGGACCTGAACCAAGGACCCAACGATAAAAACCTTGTTCTCCAG GTGAAGCATATCTTACATGACAAGAAAAAGCTGCGTAAGGTGATTGATCCAGAGATGAGCAGGAGTTCCTACACAGTGGAGTCTATGGCAATGTTCGCAAATCTAGCATCGCGCTGTGTCCGTTCTGAAAGCTCAGAGAGGCCCTCAATGGCAGAATGTGTAAAAGAACTTCAACTCATTTTCTATACAAATTCAAAAGGCTTGGGAATGACTATGCATACATTAAGAATGATCTAG
- the LOC127797544 gene encoding uncharacterized protein LOC127797544, whose protein sequence is MVGQKLIPQRTVNPKYSVSLSMATAVSLSFLDSRLHHHHHHHRNWHRHQPPPFLSHRQPPPPPPPRPLVFFPSTSHYKYKLTFSSSCSDSSSSSPSPSTSSSFSLQDPFPTGRFLTNEEIQKLQFLENFDYFQELKSGSVSVRVMKSEDMDNVVGLLSESFAESLVLPTGYTTLLRFLLKQYLTERRSLMPHTATLIGFYREDGDQDLQLAGTVEVSFDRRGANASPPTPTAPKDSPYVCNMAVKTLLRRRGIGWNLLKASEELISQMCSSREVYLHCRLIDEAPLNMYAKAGYSIVKTDSILVLLKLRRRKHLMRKELPAFNYSSENSKPNEELPS, encoded by the exons ATGGTCGGTCAGAAGCTTATCCCCCAACGCACAGTAAATCCAAAATACTCTGTTTCTCTATCCATGGCCACGGctgtctctctttccttcttggATTCCCGccttcaccaccaccaccaccaccaccgcaATTGGCACCGCCACCAACCGCCGCCATTTCTGTCTCACAgacaaccaccaccaccaccaccaccacgtCCTCTTGTCTTCTTCCCCAGCACCAGCCATTACAAATACAAGCTCACATTTTCATCATCTTGCTCcgactcttcttcttcttctccttctccttcaacATCGTCATCATTTAGCCTCCAAGATCCATTTCCCACGGGACGGTTTCTCACGAACGAAGAGATCCAGAAACTTCAGTTCCTCGAGAATTTCGATTATTTTCAAGAACTGAAATCTGGGTCGGTGTCTGTTCGCGTGATGAAATCCGAGGACATGGACAATGTGGTGGGCTTGTTGTCCGAGTCTTTCGCAGAGTCGCTGGTATTGCCCACGGGTTACACGACACTGCTGCGGTTCTTGCTGAAGCAGTACTTGACAGAGCGGAGAAGTCTGATGCCTCACACTGCGACGCTCATCGGGTTCTATAGAGAAGACGGGGATCAAGATTTGCAGTTGGCTGGCACTGTGGAGGTTTCTTTTGACAGAAGGGGTGCTAATGCTTCTCCTCCTACGCCGACTGCTCCTAAGGACTCGCCATATGTTTGTAATATGGCCGTAAAGACGCTGCTAAGGAg GAGGGGCATTGGTTGGAATCTTCTGAAGGCAAGTGAGGAATTAATCTCCCAGATGTGTTCCTCAAGAGAAGTTTATTTGCACTGCAGATTGATTGATGAAGCTCCACTCAACATGTATGCAAAAGCAGGTTATAGCATTGTGAAAACGGACAGCATCTTGGTCCTTTTGAAATTACGAAGACGCAAGCACTTGATGCGCAAGGAACTTCCAGCGTTCAACTACTCTTCAGAAAATTCCAAGCCTAATGAGGAACTTCCTTCTTGA